Proteins encoded in a region of the Paucibacter sediminis genome:
- a CDS encoding DUF1326 domain-containing protein, whose translation MGYHLEGRLLEVCNCKVLCPCWIGEDPDFGTCDTIVAWRVDKGLIEGVDVSGLTIAAVAHVPGNILQGNWTAAIFVDQNASKAQEDALLKVYTGQAGGPVADLAKLIGKVVSVERADIKFTVQGGSGKLEIGTDYYAELEPYVGASGAKTTLAETVFSTVPGAPVYVGKAPSYRSKNAALGIDLNLKNHNALQSTFVFDA comes from the coding sequence ATGGGCTACCACCTCGAAGGGCGTTTGCTGGAGGTCTGCAACTGCAAGGTGCTGTGCCCTTGCTGGATCGGCGAAGACCCCGATTTCGGGACCTGCGACACCATCGTCGCCTGGCGTGTCGACAAGGGGCTCATCGAGGGCGTGGATGTCAGCGGCCTCACCATCGCCGCCGTGGCCCATGTGCCCGGCAACATCCTGCAGGGCAACTGGACGGCGGCCATCTTCGTCGACCAGAACGCCAGCAAGGCCCAGGAAGACGCCTTGCTGAAGGTCTACACCGGCCAGGCCGGCGGGCCGGTGGCCGATCTGGCCAAGTTGATCGGCAAGGTGGTATCGGTGGAGCGTGCCGACATCAAGTTCACCGTGCAGGGCGGCAGCGGCAAGCTGGAGATCGGCACGGACTACTACGCCGAGCTCGAGCCCTATGTGGGCGCCAGCGGCGCCAAGACCACGCTGGCCGAGACGGTGTTCTCCACCGTGCCGGGCGCGCCGGTGTACGTGGGCAAGGCGCCCAGCTACCGCTCCAAGAACGCGGCCCTGGGCATAGACCTGAACCTGAAGAACCACAACGCCCTGCAGAGCACCTTCGTGTTCGATGCCTGA